CGATCGCTTACGAGATCATTTATATTGGTTAAATATCCCCAAAAAGTTAGTTTATCATCGTCTGCGAGATTGTCGGGGATTAATTACCAACCAAATTCATAATGCAGTTGTTAATTTTGCGCGTCAATTAGGTTGGGAAGAAATTCTATGTTTTGCCCAAGGTGTCATTTATTTAGCACCATCTGATTCAGATATACCAGACTTAACGGAGATTCAAACAGCCGTTTGGGAAAACTTAATTTATGGAGATGAAGAAAATAATCAAAAAGGATTAGCCGCATATTTTCAAAGTGGTGATGTTGGTTTTGTTCGTGATGGTAAGGGTGTAAAAATTGCCCCACAAACTTTAGAATTATTCAGTTCTGGTGATTTGATTCGATTGCTTCCTGAAGTCGTGCAAGTTAAAGTTGCCAATGCTAAAGTTCCTGCCACACCCAAACGATTAGACAAATTAACCCTCAATGATACAGAACGAACTTTTTTATTAAAAGGTGCAGATATTCGGGCTGACCGATTAGCAGAGTTAATTATCCTGACACAACGAAAGTTTTTTGAAGGTTCTCAGGATTATATAACTTGGATTTTAACAACCCTAGAATTACAAAATCAGATCACCCTAGAACAAACACAGGTACAATTTGGAGGGGTAAACTATGGTTGGTATCAAGTTGCGGCTCATTATATTGCGGATCATGCAACTTTAGATGAACAACAAATAAGAGAGTATCTGCAAGAATTAAGTAATAAACTAGCAACTTGGGCAACTGAAAACGCATTACTCAAAGAAACAGCGAATCCCACCCATGAGGCTTTTATTAAATATTTAGGTCAATACCTAGAAATTTGCCCTAACCATCAGGCCAGTGAGTTTGAGAATGAATTAGCTGCCTATTCAAATGCTAAAGTCACCAATCAACCTATTTGTTCTTTGAGTAGTGGTGAATCACAAGCCGAAGAACAATTAGATACTGTAGTGTTGTTTAAACCTCAACAATATAGTAACAAAAATGCTTTGGGTGGAGGACGCATTAAACGAGGTATATCTAAAATTTGGGCATTGGAAATGCTCTTACGTCAAGCTATTTGGGCTGCACCACCAGGGAAACTAGAAGAACAACAACCAGTATTTCTTTATATATTCCCAGCTTATGTTTACTCTCCCCAAGTTGCTAGGGCTGTAAAAGCATTAGTCCAAGAATTTAAACGAGTTAATCTTTGGGAAGTCCGCAAACATTGGTTAGATGCTGGGATGCACCACGACGGACTGCAAAATTTACCTTGGCGAGAAGAATCAGAAGCAGGGAGATTTTCAAGGAATTATTCGACCAAAGATTTGCCGTTTATGGCTATGACTTACACTACCACCAGAGGAAAAACAGTTACCGATGCTTGGGTAGAGCCTATTTATTTGACCTTAGCTTTACCTCTACTATTAGGTGTAAAAGTTGTTGCTACTAGCAGTCCTGATCCACTTTATGCCAGTGATCAAGAGTTTTCTGAATCTGCAATTTTAGATGGTGCAGCAGGATTTTGGCAGTTGTTTGGTACACCTCAAAATCTCAGAATACAAGATTTATCACCTGCATTAAACCGACTGTTAATAGCCTACAGTTTGCATTTGGATAACCGTAGTAAAAAACCCGATGCTCGTTGGCAAGCATTGAATGGCACAGTCAGGGATTTAGTAACTGATGTTTTAAATATCTTTGCAATTGCTAATGAGGGATTTCGTAACACTAAAAAAGAACCAGGAACAGAAGATGTTAAACGAATTTGGAATTATGCCCAAACCTGGGTAAAAGGAGATCCAAATATGGAGGATAAAATGGATTTAATTAAACGTTTGGTGACAGAATATCGCCAATTTTATCAAGTGAATGTGAGTGAATCAAGTCATGCCATTCTGTTACCAATTTCTAAAGCATTAGAGATAATTCTAAAAGTTCCTGAAGATATTACTAAGGAAGATTTGATTTTAGAAGTAGCAGGACAATTATATGATGCTTTGGAAAGACAGAGGGTTTATAAACCTTATTTGGTAGATAAATCTACGGATTACAAAACTCGTAAAGAGCAGGAATTAACGGCAATTCATCAGTTTACAAGTACCTGTGTTAATG
The DNA window shown above is from Anabaena sp. WA102 and carries:
- the cas10d gene encoding type I-D CRISPR-associated protein Cas10d/Csc3, with the translated sequence MPTLLQTLLIETLSEDTDPILRLFIDTILPAMEREFGLIPAMGGSEIVHYQNLVKQGDKYAQENAKRWANKPDQSLLVHVLNGLLTAWNLSVHLPQNLQLNPVEKKLLCLGLTLHDYNKYVRGQGEEQPPPKAHEIDDIINLCRDLGTKLNFQEFWEEWSKYLLEIAFLAQNTQFSVDSNPVISNWENDQREFTIDDRRLNDVLRHLLAFGDVAVHISDPAEIVTSTKGDRLRDHLYWLNIPKKLVYHRLRDCRGLITNQIHNAVVNFARQLGWEEILCFAQGVIYLAPSDSDIPDLTEIQTAVWENLIYGDEENNQKGLAAYFQSGDVGFVRDGKGVKIAPQTLELFSSGDLIRLLPEVVQVKVANAKVPATPKRLDKLTLNDTERTFLLKGADIRADRLAELIILTQRKFFEGSQDYITWILTTLELQNQITLEQTQVQFGGVNYGWYQVAAHYIADHATLDEQQIREYLQELSNKLATWATENALLKETANPTHEAFIKYLGQYLEICPNHQASEFENELAAYSNAKVTNQPICSLSSGESQAEEQLDTVVLFKPQQYSNKNALGGGRIKRGISKIWALEMLLRQAIWAAPPGKLEEQQPVFLYIFPAYVYSPQVARAVKALVQEFKRVNLWEVRKHWLDAGMHHDGLQNLPWREESEAGRFSRNYSTKDLPFMAMTYTTTRGKTVTDAWVEPIYLTLALPLLLGVKVVATSSPDPLYASDQEFSESAILDGAAGFWQLFGTPQNLRIQDLSPALNRLLIAYSLHLDNRSKKPDARWQALNGTVRDLVTDVLNIFAIANEGFRNTKKEPGTEDVKRIWNYAQTWVKGDPNMEDKMDLIKRLVTEYRQFYQVNVSESSHAILLPISKALEIILKVPEDITKEDLILEVAGQLYDALERQRVYKPYLVDKSTDYKTRKEQELTAIHQFTSTCVNDLFLGLYKGDRALLQENRNRIKSGVEFAYRWLALQSKNTEKPES